The Fontisubflavum oceani genomic interval AAGTGTACCGTCAATAGAGCGTGAGTATGATCAAGATGGGACAGATGCCACAGGTGATCAGACGCGGCCTGCGTCGCACAGGACTGCCGACATCGCGCTTATTGGGTCTCATCAGAACAAGAGATGATGCTTGCTGTATTCATGCGAGGCAAATCTTGGCGAGCGTGATGTGATCTGCGTCACCTCTTTCTCCACAAATGCGCAACCCTTGCAGGACATTGCGGCTGACATCGTTGGCGAGGAGCGCCGTGCCGCCGATGCGCCGGCCCTCTCCGCGATCCTTCTGCGCGATGGGCAGATATTGGCGCATGTCGTTGACGGGCGTGCGGACCCGGCGATGGGCGTCGACGCGGGCCTTGATACGGGTTTCCCGGCGGGGTCGGTAACTAAGATCCTCACCGCCGCACTTGTGATGACGGAAGTCGATGCCGGTCGACTGGATCTCGACGCACCCATTGCTGAGCATATCCCGGCTGATTTGCGCCCCATGGATGCGGATGGGGCCGAGGTCGAGGTGACACTGCGCCAGCTTCTGTCGCACAGTTCCGGCCTGCCGGTGACTTGGGACGGCTTTCCACCCTATCCGCCGGTCGAGAGCCGGGAGGCCTATATCGCCGCATCACGGACCATTGTGCATCCGCCGGGCGACCGGCTGGTTTATTCCAATGTCGGGTTCGTTCTCGCCGGAGAGGTTGCGGCAGCCTCCGCCGGGATGACCTTTGAGGACTTGGCGCAAGATCGGCTGCTTACGCCGCTCGGCATGACACAGTCCTCTCTTGGCCGAGCGGAGGACTATGACGGCCCGCTTGCCGCCGGTCATGCACGTACTGGCGACATGCTGGAACCGGAACCGCATCTTGACCTGACGGCCCTTGCCGCCGCTGGCAGCCTGCTGACGACTCCGGGGGATCTGGCGCGTCTGGCAACCATGTTCCTCAACGATGGCGTCTTCGAAGGCCGCAGAATTCTGAGCGCGGCAGCGGTTGATGAGATGATGACCATGCAGGCGCGTGCCCATCCCGATCTCGATGAAGGGTTCGGGCTTGGCTTCGGTGTCCGGATGGGGGAGGCCGGTCGCAAGGTCTGGTGGGATGGCACAACGACCTGGGGGGCCGCCCATTTCGCGTTGCACCCGGACTCCGGCACCGCCGTCATCGCAATGACGAATGTGGCCGACAATCATCCGACATCGGTGTCTGGGCGCAGGTTACTTGAGTTTGCTGTGCCCGACCTTGCAGCCGGACCGCCGCCTGACATTCCGATAGATGAGGGGATCGACGGGTATTATCTCGCGATCGATCTGGTGGATCCCGATCTATGGTTCTTCGCCTATGCAATGCCGTTGAGAGTGCAGTCCGACGCAAGGTCGGTTCGTCTTACGTCCGGGCTTACCGATCCGTTAACGCTGATCCCCACCGCACCGCAGCGGTTTCGCGTCAACGGCGGCATTCTCGATGGGGCCACAGCCCTCGCGACGGGGGATCTGCTGCAGGTCGGCCTCGTGCGGGCCGAGCGCCTGCCAGCCCTGCTGACCCCGCCGGCGCTTATGGCCTATGCCGGCGCGCTGGCCCTTGCGGTGCTGTTCGGCCTCTGGCTTGGCCTTCGCGCGGTTTGGCGTCGTGTCCGCCGTGCGCACGCAAATTGAAGCCTTGCGAGGGCGGTTGATGACCGCGACAGCCACACAGACAGCCGGACGCGCGCGGTGGCAGAACTAGGCTGGACGGATAAGGAATTGCCGCCTTTCGAAAACTGGATGCAAGGCACTTGCACGCAAGCCCCTCCAGTCTCTAACGACCGTAAACTCTTTGAAGATCAGCGACCGCCTCTGCCTTACAGCCGTGAACATAAACCCGGTATCGCACATCGTCTTTGCCGCCATAGGGGATCATGTCGTCATAGAAATGAATGCCCCTCCTCTGCAGAGATTTCTTCAACGCGGTGAGCTTGACCTGGTCCTTGATGAAACCAACTAAATGGCTCCACGCCCAACTGTCATCTTTGATCTGCGTATATGCGTGGAAAACCGCGTCGCTTTCGCAGTCGAAGACCTTCTCCACCCTCTTCACGCCGCGTTCGATGAAAACCCACTGAAAAGATGTCCCGACCTTTGCGAGTATGAACCCCTCGGAGATAGGCGCCCTATCAATCTGATAAGACAGAAAGTTGCAGCCGTTTTCTTCCATCCATAACCTCAAGTCACGGATCGTCCGAAGTTCAGTTTTTGGTTGTTCTGGCTTGAAATCCAAATGATCTGGCCTGTCGGTATCTCACTCAAGAAACGGCGCCGAGACTTGATCATTCTCCACGATCAACACGTTCTATCTCATCTCAGCGCCCGAAAGCAGGCGTTGCTCCTTGAACGCCTGACAACAGCTTTCTCTGGCCTAAGCGGCCATTGCCCCTTAGGTCACTTCAGGTCCGGCGGGATCGCCTCGTTGGTCAAATCGGCGAGAATCTGATCGACCGGCAAGACGCTGGTCTGTTTCTCCCCCAAACGGCGGAGAGTGACGGTGCGGTCCTCCACCTCTTTGCGGCCGATGGCGAGGATGACGGGGACCTTGCCAACGGAATGCTCGCGGACCTTGTAGTTGATCTTCTCGTTCCGGATATCGGGTTCGGCGCGGATGCCGGCGTCTTTCAGCATCTGGGTGACTTCCAGCACATACTCGTCGGCCTCCGACACGATCGCGGCCACCACGACCTGACGCGGGGCGAGCCAGAACGGCAGTTTGCCAGCATAGTTCTCGATCATGATGCCGATGAAGCGCTCGAAGGAGCCCAGGATTGCGCGGTGCAGCATGACGGGGCGATGTTTTGCGCCGTCTTCGCCGATGTAGTTGGCATCGAGCCGCTCGGGCAGGTTGAAATCCGCCTGGAACGTGCCGCATTGCCATTCGCGGCCAATCGCATCTGTCAGTTTGAAGTCGAGTTTGGGGCCGTAGAATGCGCCTTCGCCCGGGTCGATCTCATAATCATTGCGGACGCTGAGGATTGCCTTCTCCAGCGCGGTTTCGGCCTTGTCCCAAACCTCGTCAGAGCCGACGCGGACCTCGGGGCGGGTCGAGAGTTTGATGTCGAAACTGGCAAAGCCCGCATCGCGGTAGATGCCGGACAGAAGCTCGATAAAGGCCGCGCATTCCGCCTCGATCTGATCTTCGGTGCAGAAGATATGCGCGTCATCCTGGGTAAAGCCGCGCACCCGCATCAGCCCGTGGAGCGCGCCATGCGCCTCGTAACGGTGGCAGGAACCGAATTCGGCCAGGCGCAGCGGCAGATCGCGGTAGGATTTGATGCCCTGGTTGAAAATCTGCACATGGCAGGGGCAGTTCATCGGCTTCCAGAGCATTGGTGCGTTTTTCATTCGCGTGCTCTTCGTCGATCTCCGTGATGTACATGTTTTCACGGTATTTATCCCAGTGGCCAGAGGCCTCCCACAGTTTGCGGTCGACCACTTGCGGGGTCTTGATCTCCTGATAACCGGCTTTGGTCAGGCGGCGGCGCATATAGTCTTCAAGCTCGCGATAGATCGACCAGCCATTGGGGTGCCAGAAGACCATGCCAGGCGCTTCCTCCTGGAAATGGAACAGCTCCATCTCGCGGCCCAGGCGGCGGTGGTCGCGTTTTTCGGCCTCTTCGAGGAAGGTCAGATGATCTTTCAGCTGCTGCCGGTTCTGGAAGGCGACGCCATAAATCCGCTGAAGCTGCGGGCGATTGCTGTCGCCGCGCCAATAGGCCCCGGCGACTTTCATCAGTTTGAACGCGTCGGCGGGCACCTGGCCGGTGTGTTGGAAATGCGGGCCGCGGCAGAGGTCTTGCCAATGGCCATGCCAATACATCCGGAGCGGTTCGTCGCCAGGGATGCTTTCGATCAGCTCGACCTTATAAGGCTCGTTATTGGCCTCGTAGAAGGCGACGGCGCGGTCGCGTTCCCAAATCTCGGTGGTCACTGGGTCGCGGCGGTTGATGATCTCTTTCATCTTCGCCTCGATCACGCCGAGGTCTTCGGGCGTAAAGGGCTCCTCCCGGTCGAAATCGTAGTAGAAGCCGTTATCGATGACGGGGCCGATGGTGACTTTCACATCGGGCCAGATCTCCTGCACGGCGCGGGCCATGATATGGGCGCAGTCATGGCGGATCAGCTCCAGCGCCGGGGCCTCATCCTTCATCGTGTTGATGGCGATCGCGGCATCGGCCTCAATCGGCCAGGCGAGATCCCAATGGGTGTCGTTGACTTGCGCCGAGATGGCTTTTTTGGCCAGCGAGGGCGCAATGCTTTCCGCCACTTCCGCCGGAGTCACGCCAGCGGCGTAGCTACGGGAATTGCCATCAGGGAAAGTCAGGGAAATCTGGGCCATTGGCCGGTCTCCTCATCAGTTTGGCGCCTACGAAACGCCCGGTTGCGGGACAATATGTATATTCCGAGTTAATGCCCTCTGTTGGGCTGCGCGTCAAGGTGCCGGAAAGGTGCGGCGGTTCAATTTGTCGGACCAGAGAAGATGGGCAAGCGAGAGGGCGACACCGGCAGCGGCGGCAAGACCCAGCAAACCAGGACCAAACCCGGCCAGGACCAGCCCGCCGATGAAGGCGCCAAGGGCGGTGCCGATATAGACCCCGGCGGCGTTGAGCGACAGGAGCACCGGCGCCTGGGTCGCGTCGAGGATGATCAGCCGGACTTGTTGTGCCGCCCCGAAGGACCAACCGATCACCGACCAGATGAGTACGATCAACCCCAAGACCCATGGGTTAAGCGGCAGGATCGAGAAAAGCGGCAACACCGCAAGTTGCGCCAGGCAGAGGCCGATCAGCGTGCGGGAGGGGCCGAACCGGTCGGACAGGATGCCGCCAATGAGATTGCCAAAGATCGCGCCGATCCCGAAGAGCAGCAGCATGAGGGAAATCCCGTCGCGGCCCAGGCCCTGCACTTGGGCAAGGAGCGGGGTGAAATAGGTGTAGAGCACAAAGATCGCGCCGAGAAATGTCGTGGTGAACAAGACCGAGACCATGATTGGCAGGCTGGTCAGGTTCGCCCGCAGATCGCGCAGCGCCACCGCGTGGAAGGGCAGGCCCGGCGGGATCATACGCCAGAGCAGGATCAGCGCCGGAAGCGACAAAAGGGCGACAACGCCAAAGGCCCATCGCCAGCCGATGGTGTAGGCCAGCCAACTGCCCGCCGGGATGCCGAGGGCTTGCGCAACGGTGATCCCGGCAAAGACCAGGGCGAGGGTTCGGGCGCGTTGATCAGCGGAGACGAGGGTTGCGGCGACGGCGGCGGCGACGGGGGTGATGACGCCCGCCCCGGCGGCGGCCAAGGCGCGGGCCAGATGCAGCGTGGTGATGTCGGGCGCGAGTGCGGAGGCCAAAGAGGCGAGCCCGTAGAGGCTGAACCCCGCGGCCAGCACCCGGCGCCGCCCGATCCGCCCCGTGGCCGCCACCAGAAGCGGCGAGAGGACGGCATAGGTCAGCGCATAGGTTGTCATCAGATTGCCCGCCGCCGCCCGGCTGGCGCCGAGGTCTTGGGCCAAGGGTTCCAAAATCCCAATGACGAGGAAGGCCCCCATGCCGACAACGAAATTCGCGGCGGAGAGGGACCAGATGACGGTGCGGGAGGCGGTGCTCATCCCCGCGACAGTAGAGACGCCGCGCCCGAGGTCAATTCGGGCGCGGCGTCATGTGGTCAACTGTCGGGATCAGGCGGCGGCGAAGACCGCGTAGCCCATGATCAGCACGCAGATCCAGCCGGCGGTGAAGACGATGGGCCGGAGCGGCATGCGCGCCACGCCGGTGATCATGCCCGCCGCATGGGCCACGCGGAGCCAGAAGAAGGCAATTGCGGTCCAGTAGGTCAGCGCGGTGAACCCGTCCATCCGATCGACGAGCAGGACCAGGATCGCGAAGGGAATGCCTTGCTCCAACAGGTTCAGATGGGCGCGATAGGCGCGGTGGACCCAGGGGCGCAGCGCCGTCAGGTCACCGGGGCGGGTGAAGTTGTCCGGATCGGCGGGGTCGGTATTGACGCCGATGATGTAGGGGATCCAGAGCGAGGCCGCGAGGATCATCAGGCAGGTCAAGACGCCCAGTTCTGTGGGGAAATCGGTCATTGGTCGTGCTCCTCCCAAAGATACATGCCGCCGAAATTCGCCGGCTGTCCGGTTTCGAGATAGGTTTTGAGCCCGGCGAGCGAGCGGGCCCACCCATCGGCGGTGCCGCCGTCGGGATCGTTGTTCAGGCCAAAATGTTCAACCGTGAGGACGCAGAAATCACCTTCTTCGTCGATCCGGTAGACAACGCGCGAGGGTGTGGTCACATCATCCCATTTCGGCTCGAACGTGGTTTCCAGGCGCGACATCGGCGTGACCTCAAGATCGCGGGCATGCAGCATCTCGGGGCCATCGGGCAGGCCGTAACGCACCAGGTCGCCCTCCCGCGTGGCCGTCTGGCCGAGGAAATCCCAATGCGTGTAGCTGTCTGCATCATTCAGCGCGTGCCAGAGCGCGGCGCGGGTGCAGCGGATATAGGTCTGCATCATGAAATCGGGTTTGTCGGTCATCTGTCGCCTCCTTCACATCGCCATTTTGAGGGCGCTGCCGGTTTCGAGGTAGGATTTGAGTGAGGCCGCCAAACGGGCCCAACCTTCGGCGAAGCCTTCTTGGCCGGGGGCCATATCGTAATGCTCGATGGTCAGTTTGCAGGTGTCGCCTTGGGCTTCGATCACATAGACCATATGGCTCGCGGGCGCGTCCGGCCCCATGAACTTCGGCTCGAAAGTCATCGCGATACGGGTTTTGGGGTCCATCTCGGTGGTGACCTGGCGCAGCATCGGGTTGCCATCGGGCAGGATAAACTCGGTCACATTGTCCGGCTTCGCATCGCCGCGCACGTCGTTGCACATGAAGTGATACATCGCCATTTGATCGGCCTTGGTCAGCGCATCCCAAAGCGCATCTTGCGTGCAGCGGATGAAAGTCTGCATCATGAAATCGGGTTTACCCATTACACTCTCTCTTTCCAGTTTGGCTTTCAGGTCGCTCAACGCGCTGGCCTGTGGCTGGAGAAAGGGCGCGACCCAACGGTCGAGCATCTCTTGCAAGGGTAGGGCGTTGAGATAGTGATGTTTGAACCGCCCATGGCGGCGCGTGATGACAAGATGCGCGTCTTCAAGCACTTTGAGATGTCTCATGACGCCAAACCGGGTCATGTCCAGCTGCTCCTCCAGATCACTCAAGGATTGCCCGTCTTTGCGGCGTAGACTGTCCAACAGCGCGCGCCGGGTCGGGTCGTTCAGGGCTTTGAAGATCGTATCCATGAGGTCTTTATAGGTGATGAAATAGTCACGTGACAAGATAGTCACCTATGGGGCTGTGTGACGTGACGGCGTTTTGCGTTGAAAAACAGGGTTTTTCTTGCCTGTTTTTATCGTGGGGTGCAGTAATGACGCCCGAATGAGAAGGGCGTTTTGCGATGACAGATGGTGTGTTTGAGACGGTTCAGAGGCGGTGGTTGGCCTATAATCGAATCGCGGGAGACGGGCCGGGCGTGGTGTTTTTGGGCGGGTTCAAATCTGACAAAGAGGGCACCAAAGCCCTGCATCTGGAGGCCTGGGCCAAGGCGGCGGGCCGAGCGTTTTTGCGGTTCGACTATTCGGGCCATGGAACGTCGTCGGGGAGTTCACTGAGGGGGCGATTGGCGATTGGGCCGAGGATGCGTCTGCTGCGATTTTGGGCCTGACGGAGGGGCCGCAAGTGCTGGTGGGATCCTCGATGGGCGGATGGATCTCGCTCTTGATGGCGAAACGGCACCCCGAGAAGCTGGCCGGGTTGGTGACCATCGCCGCGGCCCCGGATTTCACCGAAGACAGCATGTGGGCTGGGTTTTCCGATGCGCAGAAGGCCGAATTGGCTGAGACGGGCCAAGTCGCGCTGCCCTCGGAATATGGCGAACCCTATATCATCACCAAACGGCTGATTGAGGAGGGGCGGAGCCAGTTGGTTCTGCGGGAGCCGTTGGCGATCGACGTGCCGGTGCGGATGCTGCAAGGCACGGCAGACGCGGATGTGGAAATGTCGGTGGCGCTGCGGCTGCTGGCGCATCTGGAGGGGCCGGATATTCGGCTGGAGTTGGTCAAAGGTGCTGATCATCGGTTCTCGGATGAGACCTGTCTGGCGCTGATCACGGAGAAGGTCGAAGAGGTTCTGGCGCGTGCGTAGGGTTGGCAAATGGCTGGGCCGATTGCTGTTGGCGCTTGTCGTGTTGGTGGGGGCTGTCTGGCTCTTTGGTCCGACCGAACCGGTGGAGCGCGGCGCGCCCTTCGCGGGTGATTTGAGCGACCCGGCGGCGCACTTAGCGGCGCGGGAGGCGGTGTTTGACGATATCACCCCGGGGGCCGAGGCAAGGATCATCTGGGCAGGCGCGCCGGGCGCGGAGACGCCGCTGACGGTGCTGTATCTGCATGGATTTTCCGCGACATCGGAAGAGATCCGCCCAGTGCCCGACAATGTCGCCGATGCATTGGGTGCGAACCTGGTCTATGCCCGGTTGCGGGGCCATGGGCGCGGCGGGGCGGCGCTGGCCGAGGCGACAGCGGGGGCCTGGATCGACGACACGGCCGAGGCTTTGGCCGTCGCGCGCGCGGTGGGCGAGGAGGTTCTGATCATCGGCACCTCCACCGGCGCGACCTTGGCGGCGATTGCGATGACCGAGCCGGATATGGCGGTCGATGTCGCGGGGGTGGTGATGATCTCGGCCAACTTCGAGCTGGCCAATCCGGCGGGTGTGCTCTTGGAATGGCCCGCGGCACGGGTTTGGGTGCCTTGGCTCGTGGGCGCCGAGCGCAGTTTCGAGACCCTGAATGAGATGCATGCCACCTATTGGACCTGGTCCTACCCAACGGTTGCAACCTTGCCGCTGGCGGCGGTGATGCGGGAGGCCCGAGAACGCGATTATTCGACCGTGGAGGCCCCGCTTTTGTCGATTTTCTCCGATCAGGATCAGGTGGTCTCCGCCGCCGCGTCGCGGGCCTTTGCGGAGGGGTGGGGCGGACCGGTGCAGCTTGCGCCGCAGGACCTGCCGGCGGAGGGCGCAGACCCCTATAATCATGTGATTGCTGGCGATGTTTTGAGCCCGGCCATGACCGCAGATGTAACCCAAATCATCCTCGATTGGGCCGCCGCGCAGGGGCTTCTAGAGCAAGGGCGTTTTCCGCGCTGCAGCGACGATTTTCTGTCTTTTCCCTTGCCGAAACCGGTTTCGGAGCGAAGGTTCTGAGTCGGGGAGTGAGATCAAATGTCAATCGCAAAGCCACGAGAGCGGGCCGCCAAACGGGTGACGATCAATGATCTGGCCCGGTCCTTGGGCATCGCCAAGGGCACGGTTAGCCGGGCGCTCAATGGCTATCCTGATATCTCGGAAACCACCCGGGTTCGCGTGACCCGCGCGGCGGAGCGTATGGGTTATCGGCCCCTGGCGCAGGCGCAGGCGATCCGCACCGGGCGGGCGCGGTCCTTGGGGCTGGTCTTGAACGCGGGCGGAGATGCCGAGCACCGGCCGTTTCTGACCGATTTCCTCGATGGCATTTCGCGCGCGGCCTCGGAAGAGAGTTGGACGCTGAGTGTTGCCACCGCCCATGACGTCGAGGACGAAGTGGCCACGATGGCGCGGCTGATCGATGAGCGGAAGGTGGATGGGTTCATCCTGCCGCGAACCCGGTTGCACGATGCGCGGATTGATTTGTTGCGCGATCTGGATGTGCCGTTTGTCCTTTTTGGGCGCACGGCCGACCCCACGGGTTGCGCCTGGTATGACATCAGCGGTGAAGATGCGATGACCGCCGCCGTGCAGCGTTTGGCCCATCGCGGGCATCGGCGGATCGGCTTCATTAATGGCGCGTTGGAGTACACCTATGCCGGGCTGCGCGAAGGTGGCTATCGGGCGGGTCTAGCTGACGCGCGCTTGCCATTTGATCCGGCGCTTATGGTCGACGGCGCGACCACAATGGCCGAGGGTGAGGTTCAGGGTGAGTGCCTGCTGGATCTGGCCGAACCGCCGACGGCGATTGTCTGTGCGTTGGATTTGGCCGCTCTTGGGGTTTACCGCGCTGCCGCGCGACGCGGGCTGCGCATTGGCCCCGACCTGGCAGTGATCAGCTATGACGGCATTCCCGAAGGCGCGACGGCGACGCCGCCTTTGACCACCTATGCGGTGGATAGCCGGGCCGCGGGCGCGCGGCTGGCCAAGCTTCTCTTCGCCCGCATTCGCGGGACCGATCCAGAACGTCTGCGCGAACTCGCGCCTGCGCGGTTGATCGCGCGGGCGTCGGATGTCGCAGATTTTTATCCGGACCCGGCGGCAGCGCTGGGGCCGATCCGTAACGAAAACAACCATTGGGAGGATTGAAATGACACTGATGATGAAGGGGACCCGTTTGGCCCTGATGGCGGCGGTCTCAAGCCTGGCGCTTGGCTCTGTTGCTGCGGCCCAAGACACGATCCGGTTCTGGACGACCGAGGAACAGCCCGAGCGGCTGGCCCGGCAAGAGGCGATGGCCGCCGAGTTTACTGCGGAGAGCGGCATATCGGTCGAGGTGATCCCGGTCACGGAAAGCGATCTGGGCACCCGGGCCACGGCGGCCTTTGCCGCGGGCGATTTGCCGGACGTGATCTATCACCCGCTGCAATATGCGCTGCCCTGGACCGAAGCCGGCATCTTGGACCCCGACGCGGCCAGCGATGTGATTGAAGAGTTGGGCGAAGATACCTTTGCGCCGGGCGCTTTGAGCATGGCGGCGACCGAAGACGGGTTCGCCTCGGTGCCGGTGGATGGCTGGACGCAGATGATCGTCTATCGCGCCGATTTGTTTGAAGAAAACGGGCTGGAGCCGCCAAATACTTACGCCAATGTGCTGGCCGCCGTTGAGGCATTGCACAATCCGCCGGAGATGTTCGGTTTCGTCGCGGCGACCAAGATCGACGAGAATTTCATGAGCCAGGTTCTGGAGCATGTGTTCCTCGCCAATGGCGTGAGCCCGGTCGGCGCGGACGGGTTCCAGGAGTTGGACGAGGCGGCGACCACCGAGGTGTTGGAGTTCTATGCCGCGATTGTTGAGGCCAGCCCCGATGGGGAGTTGTTCTGGCAGCAATCTCGCGAGCTTTACTTCGCGGGTCGTGCGGCAATGATCTCTGGTCGCCCTTCATCCTCGACGAGTTGGCCGGTCTTCGCGACAGCGCGCCGCCGACCATCACTGACGACCCGACCAGCGGCGAGTTGGCCTCGCGCACGGGTATCGTGACCAACTTTGCCGGCCCATCGAACCCCGATGGCGCGGCCTGGGCCGATATCCGCTATTTCGGGATCACGGCGGATGCCGATACCGATGCGGCGATGGAATTTGTCCAATTCTCGATGGATCAGGGCTATACCGCGACGCTGGCCATCGCACCGGAGGGTAAATTCCCGATCCGGCGCGGCACGGCGGAGGATCCGACTGCGTTTACCGAAGCCTGGGCGATGCTTGACGTCGGTGTCGACCGCCGCGCGCCTTTGGGCGACCTCTATGACCAAGCGATGATTGACGAGATTGTCGGCGGTCTGGATGTGGCGCAGCGCTGGGGCGTGGCCGATGGCCAACTCGGTCTGGCCAGCCGGATCGTCAACAGCCAGATCATCAACCGGTTGGTGCGTGAATACATGGATGGGGTGCGGGATGCCTCGGCCACGGTCGCGCTGATGAATGAGGAGCTGGCGCGGATCGAATGATCCGGGCTTCGTTGATCTGATCAAGCTTTCGGGCGGCGCATTGGCCGTCGCCCGGGGCCAGCCCTCCCGCTCAATCGGAGACCAAGCTGATGACGACCGCTGTCCCTCCTAAGGGCACCGGCCCCCTTGCGCGCCGCGAAGCGCGCCTGGCCTGGGGTCTGTTGTTCCCGACACTTGCCAGTGTGGCGCTGGTGGTTCTGCTGCCGCTCTTGGCGATCTTTTGGATCAGTTTCAAACCGGTTGGCTTGGCCGATTTGCGGGCCGCAGCGCCGGTGGCGCGCGAGGATTTGCGCGATGCGGACGATGCAGAGCCTTACATCCGCTATCGCATTCGCAACTCCAGCCAAAGCGACCCGATTGAGGCCGTGGTTCTGACCGACCTCATCCCGGATCAAGTCGAGATTCTGGAGCTGCCAGAGGGGTGCGAACTGGATGGGCAGGCGCTGACCTGCCGGATCGACCTGTTGGAGCCGGGAGAGCGTCTCACACTGGAAATTCCCGTCGGGCTACCCGCAGATATCGAGGCGGCGGAAGCGGCGATTGAGGATGGCGAGCCGAGCATCACGGGGTCAGCCGACAATGTGCTGACCAACATGGAATTCACCTTGGAGAATTTTGCCGAAATCTTTGATGCGCGCGAGTTTTGGACCGTCATCGGGGCGACGCTGTTTTACACCGTGTTTGGGACGTTTGGGGCACTGATCGTCGGGCTTTTCGCGGCGCTTTTGCTCAATAAGAGTTTCCGGGGGCAGGGGGTTCTCCGCGGGCTTTACCTCTTCCCCTATGTCGCCCCGGTGATTGCGGTGGCGTTTTCCTGGGTGATCTTGTTCGACCCCTTCTCGGGCTCGGTCAATGCGCTGCTGATTCAGATGGGCGTGACCTCGCAAGCGATCAATTTCTTCGGCGAGCGGCCCCTGGCGCTGATCATGGTGACGGTGTTCGAGATCTGGCGCTACTTCCCGCTCTCCTTCCTTTTCATCCTCGCGCGGATGCAGTCGATCGACACGGATATGTATGAGGCGGCGGATGTGGATGGCGCCTCGCCGTTCCAGAAGTTCCGCTATCTGAGCCTACCGATGTTGATGGGCATCCTCTCGGTTCTGTTCCTGCTGCGGTTCATTTGGACCTTCAACAAATTCGACGACATCTTCCTTTTGACGGGGGGCAATGCGGGCACACGGACGCTGACGGTGAATGTCTATGAGCAGGCCTTCGCGCTGTCGAATATCGGGGCGGGGGCGGCCGTGGCGGTGGTCATCCTGCTCTGCTTGCTTTGCTTCTCGTGGTTCTTCTTCAAATTCATGTCGAAAGAGGAGGGGCTCTGATGCGGATCTTCTGGAACAGCTATATCACCGGGCCGATCCTGGGCGTCTTGTGGGCCTTCGTGATTGCGACAACTGTCTCGGTCCTGCTCTCTTTCATGACGGGCGAGGCGTTTCGGCCAGGTCTGATCGGCTGCCTGCTTTTGGGTGCGCTTATCGGGGTCGTTTCGGTCGAGCCGTTTGATCGGCGGCTTCTGGCTGCGGGTGTAGTGCTCTTGACGCTTGCGCTGACCTATACCCCGTTTGGTCCGATCCATGTGGCCGAGACCGTCGGTCTGGGTGGCCATCTGGCGGTGGCGGTCGGGTTCGGCATTGGTCTGGCCTGGCCGATATTGGTGATGTTCGACGGATGCCCCAAGGGTGCTTTGAACCGGCATGAATGGGAAGAGGCGGTGATCCGGTTTTTGACCGGGTTCGGCTATATCTTCTTCACCGCCGCCGTCGCGATCCCGTTT includes:
- a CDS encoding serine hydrolase domain-containing protein yields the protein MLYSCEANLGERDVICVTSFSTNAQPLQDIAADIVGEERRAADAPALSAILLRDGQILAHVVDGRADPAMGVDAGLDTGFPAGSVTKILTAALVMTEVDAGRLDLDAPIAEHIPADLRPMDADGAEVEVTLRQLLSHSSGLPVTWDGFPPYPPVESREAYIAASRTIVHPPGDRLVYSNVGFVLAGEVAAASAGMTFEDLAQDRLLTPLGMTQSSLGRAEDYDGPLAAGHARTGDMLEPEPHLDLTALAAAGSLLTTPGDLARLATMFLNDGVFEGRRILSAAAVDEMMTMQARAHPDLDEGFGLGFGVRMGEAGRKVWWDGTTTWGAAHFALHPDSGTAVIAMTNVADNHPTSVSGRRLLEFAVPDLAAGPPPDIPIDEGIDGYYLAIDLVDPDLWFFAYAMPLRVQSDARSVRLTSGLTDPLTLIPTAPQRFRVNGGILDGATALATGDLLQVGLVRAERLPALLTPPALMAYAGALALAVLFGLWLGLRAVWRRVRRAHAN
- a CDS encoding MFS transporter; this encodes MSTASRTVIWSLSAANFVVGMGAFLVIGILEPLAQDLGASRAAAGNLMTTYALTYAVLSPLLVAATGRIGRRRVLAAGFSLYGLASLASALAPDITTLHLARALAAAGAGVITPVAAAVAATLVSADQRARTLALVFAGITVAQALGIPAGSWLAYTIGWRWAFGVVALLSLPALILLWRMIPPGLPFHAVALRDLRANLTSLPIMVSVLFTTTFLGAIFVLYTYFTPLLAQVQGLGRDGISLMLLLFGIGAIFGNLIGGILSDRFGPSRTLIGLCLAQLAVLPLFSILPLNPWVLGLIVLIWSVIGWSFGAAQQVRLIILDATQAPVLLSLNAAGVYIGTALGAFIGGLVLAGFGPGLLGLAAAAGVALSLAHLLWSDKLNRRTFPAP
- a CDS encoding MAPEG family protein: MTDFPTELGVLTCLMILAASLWIPYIIGVNTDPADPDNFTRPGDLTALRPWVHRAYRAHLNLLEQGIPFAILVLLVDRMDGFTALTYWTAIAFFWLRVAHAAGMITGVARMPLRPIVFTAGWICVLIMGYAVFAAA
- a CDS encoding SRPBCC domain-containing protein, translated to MTDKPDFMMQTYIRCTRAALWHALNDADSYTHWDFLGQTATREGDLVRYGLPDGPEMLHARDLEVTPMSRLETTFEPKWDDVTTPSRVVYRIDEEGDFCVLTVEHFGLNNDPDGGTADGWARSLAGLKTYLETGQPANFGGMYLWEEHDQ
- a CDS encoding ArsR/SmtB family transcription factor; translated protein: MSRDYFITYKDLMDTIFKALNDPTRRALLDSLRRKDGQSLSDLEEQLDMTRFGVMRHLKVLEDAHLVITRRHGRFKHHYLNALPLQEMLDRWVAPFLQPQASALSDLKAKLERESVMGKPDFMMQTFIRCTQDALWDALTKADQMAMYHFMCNDVRGDAKPDNVTEFILPDGNPMLRQVTTEMDPKTRIAMTFEPKFMGPDAPASHMVYVIEAQGDTCKLTIEHYDMAPGQEGFAEGWARLAASLKSYLETGSALKMAM
- a CDS encoding alpha/beta hydrolase, whose product is MRRVGKWLGRLLLALVVLVGAVWLFGPTEPVERGAPFAGDLSDPAAHLAAREAVFDDITPGAEARIIWAGAPGAETPLTVLYLHGFSATSEEIRPVPDNVADALGANLVYARLRGHGRGGAALAEATAGAWIDDTAEALAVARAVGEEVLIIGTSTGATLAAIAMTEPDMAVDVAGVVMISANFELANPAGVLLEWPAARVWVPWLVGAERSFETLNEMHATYWTWSYPTVATLPLAAVMREARERDYSTVEAPLLSIFSDQDQVVSAAASRAFAEGWGGPVQLAPQDLPAEGADPYNHVIAGDVLSPAMTADVTQIILDWAAAQGLLEQGRFPRCSDDFLSFPLPKPVSERRF
- a CDS encoding LacI family DNA-binding transcriptional regulator, producing the protein MSIAKPRERAAKRVTINDLARSLGIAKGTVSRALNGYPDISETTRVRVTRAAERMGYRPLAQAQAIRTGRARSLGLVLNAGGDAEHRPFLTDFLDGISRAASEESWTLSVATAHDVEDEVATMARLIDERKVDGFILPRTRLHDARIDLLRDLDVPFVLFGRTADPTGCAWYDISGEDAMTAAVQRLAHRGHRRIGFINGALEYTYAGLREGGYRAGLADARLPFDPALMVDGATTMAEGEVQGECLLDLAEPPTAIVCALDLAALGVYRAAARRGLRIGPDLAVISYDGIPEGATATPPLTTYAVDSRAAGARLAKLLFARIRGTDPERLRELAPARLIARASDVADFYPDPAAALGPIRNENNHWED